A window of the Cystobacter fuscus genome harbors these coding sequences:
- a CDS encoding TolC family protein — MSARHASGSVLTLLLAVNLTAPSTRAASLTPLTLQEVLDSTRERHPGVAAARQGLATADAELLSAEGGFDTLVKAKGTYVPFSYYPHERLDAVVEQPTPLLGTRLFAGYRLGRGDFPVYYGGYETLSDGELRAGLEIPLWRNGTIDKRRASLSQARLRREIAGFTFTGERIELQRQAAYHYWDWVAAGQQLRIAHDQYELAAARHDQLARRAEAGDIPRIEHTENERVLLERDADRIAARRALEKTALKLSLSLRDAQGEPYVVPASRLPDGLPVPETALEDSLDAWLERALRGRPELRELALQRDVLQVDAALARNQAAPAVDLGLSVARDVGAGPANLRPTEFQASLTLDIPLQARAARGQRRAAEAKRAAVEAKTRLAHDKIATEVRDAVSALRAAHERVGLARNAADVARRLARAEFTRFEQGATHLLVVNQREQAAADAELKEIKALMDYHHAVVDLLAATATIEPVSP; from the coding sequence ATGAGCGCGCGCCACGCCTCCGGGAGCGTCCTGACCCTGCTGCTGGCGGTGAACCTGACGGCGCCGTCCACGCGCGCCGCGAGCCTGACCCCGCTCACGCTCCAGGAGGTGCTCGACTCCACGCGCGAGCGGCACCCGGGCGTGGCGGCGGCCCGGCAGGGACTGGCCACGGCGGACGCCGAGTTGCTGTCCGCCGAGGGAGGCTTCGACACCCTGGTGAAGGCGAAGGGGACATACGTGCCCTTCAGCTACTACCCCCACGAGCGGCTGGATGCGGTCGTCGAACAGCCCACGCCCCTGCTGGGCACGCGCCTGTTCGCGGGCTACCGCCTGGGCCGGGGGGACTTCCCCGTGTACTACGGCGGGTACGAGACGCTCTCGGATGGCGAGCTGCGCGCCGGTCTCGAGATTCCCCTCTGGCGCAACGGCACCATCGACAAGCGGCGGGCGAGCCTCTCCCAGGCGAGGCTGCGGCGGGAGATCGCCGGGTTCACGTTCACGGGCGAGCGGATCGAGCTGCAACGTCAAGCGGCCTACCATTACTGGGACTGGGTGGCCGCGGGACAGCAGCTGCGCATCGCCCATGACCAGTATGAACTGGCCGCCGCGCGCCATGACCAGCTCGCCCGCCGGGCGGAGGCAGGAGACATTCCACGAATCGAGCACACGGAGAACGAGCGCGTGCTCCTGGAGCGCGACGCGGACCGGATCGCCGCCCGGCGAGCGCTGGAGAAGACAGCCCTCAAGCTGTCGCTGTCCCTGCGGGATGCCCAGGGAGAGCCGTACGTCGTCCCCGCCTCCCGGCTGCCAGACGGACTGCCCGTGCCGGAAACGGCGCTCGAGGACTCCCTGGACGCGTGGCTCGAGCGGGCGCTGCGGGGGCGGCCAGAGCTGCGGGAACTGGCGCTCCAGCGCGACGTGCTCCAGGTGGACGCGGCCCTGGCGCGCAATCAGGCGGCCCCGGCGGTGGACCTGGGCCTGAGCGTGGCCCGGGACGTGGGGGCGGGGCCGGCCAATCTGAGACCCACCGAGTTCCAGGCCTCGCTCACGCTCGACATTCCCCTGCAGGCGCGGGCGGCGCGCGGACAGCGGCGCGCCGCCGAGGCGAAGCGAGCGGCGGTGGAGGCCAAGACCCGGCTAGCGCACGACAAGATCGCCACCGAGGTGCGTGACGCGGTCTCGGCCCTGCGGGCCGCCCATGAGCGGGTGGGGCTCGCCCGGAACGCCGCGGACGTGGCGCGGCGGCTGGCTCGAGCGGAATTCACGCGCTTCGAGCAAGGCGCCACCCACCTGCTGGTCGTCAACCAGCGGGAGCAGGCCGCGGCCGACGCCGAGCTCAAGGAGATCAAGGCCCTGATGGACTACCACCACGCGGTGGTGGACCTGCTCGCCGCCACGGCCACGATCGAGCCAGTATCGCCGTGA
- a CDS encoding glycoside hydrolase family 30 beta sandwich domain-containing protein: MKTSFVLRAILPLMGACLFGANASAQDVVIDPSKTHQVIRGFGGMNGPGWIDDLTPAQVDLAFGSDTGQLGLSIMRMRIDPSSSRWNQQVSSAARAHAKGVLLLGSPWTPPAYMKSNNSLNNGGKLLPQYYEAYATHLLGFASYMANNNAPLYAISLQNEPDWHPDYESAEWSGTDFVNFLNAQGARFGTLKVLASESLNFNPAVTDPILNSATASQHVDIVGGHLYGVQPKDYPLARSKGKELWMTEHYTDNTDGNVWPSALEVGSELHKSMVANYSGYIWWYIRRSYGLISENGSVSKRGYVMSQFARFVRPGSVRIGATEKPYSDVYATAYATPDGKIVLVVVNTSTQHRALNVSVPSGRVARFTKYGTSSSLNVGYGGGYQAQNGKASFYVDPQSIATFVGEATASTIGASEGASSGD, encoded by the coding sequence ATGAAAACATCATTCGTACTACGGGCGATCCTGCCTCTGATGGGCGCATGTCTTTTCGGTGCGAACGCATCGGCGCAGGACGTCGTCATCGATCCATCGAAAACACATCAGGTCATTCGCGGCTTCGGCGGCATGAATGGCCCGGGATGGATCGACGATCTGACTCCGGCCCAGGTCGATCTGGCCTTCGGCAGCGACACCGGCCAGCTCGGCCTGTCGATCATGCGGATGCGCATCGATCCGTCGAGTTCCAGGTGGAATCAGCAGGTGTCCTCGGCCGCGCGCGCGCATGCCAAGGGGGTGCTCCTGTTGGGGTCGCCGTGGACGCCTCCCGCCTACATGAAGTCGAACAACAGCCTGAACAACGGCGGCAAACTGCTGCCACAGTATTACGAGGCCTATGCGACGCACCTGCTCGGTTTCGCCAGCTACATGGCCAACAACAACGCGCCGCTGTACGCGATCTCGTTGCAGAATGAGCCCGACTGGCACCCGGACTACGAGTCGGCGGAGTGGAGCGGGACCGACTTCGTCAATTTCCTGAATGCCCAGGGCGCCAGGTTCGGCACGCTGAAGGTGTTGGCCTCCGAGTCACTGAACTTCAACCCGGCGGTGACCGATCCCATCCTCAACAGCGCCACCGCCAGCCAGCACGTGGACATCGTCGGCGGCCACCTGTACGGCGTGCAGCCGAAGGACTATCCGCTGGCCCGGAGCAAGGGCAAGGAACTGTGGATGACCGAGCACTACACCGACAACACCGATGGCAATGTCTGGCCGTCGGCATTGGAGGTGGGAAGCGAACTGCACAAGAGCATGGTGGCCAACTACAGCGGGTACATCTGGTGGTACATCCGACGCAGCTACGGCCTGATCTCGGAGAACGGCAGCGTCAGCAAGCGCGGTTACGTGATGTCCCAGTTCGCGCGCTTCGTCCGGCCCGGTTCCGTGCGCATCGGTGCCACCGAGAAACCGTATTCGGACGTCTATGCGACCGCGTACGCGACGCCGGACGGCAAGATCGTGCTCGTCGTCGTCAACACCAGCACGCAGCACCGAGCCCTCAACGTCAGCGTGCCGAGCGGCCGCGTGGCCAGATTCACCAAGTACGGCACCTCGTCGAGCCTGAACGTCGGCTACGGCGGCGGCTATCAGGCCCAGAACGGCAAGGCGTCGTTCTATGTCGATCCGCAGAGCATCGCCACGTTCGTCGGCGAGGCCACCGCGAGCACAATCGGCGCGTCCGAGGGCGCCTCGTCCGGAGACTGA
- a CDS encoding non-reducing end alpha-L-arabinofuranosidase family hydrolase, with product MPSSFRWSSSGVLIGPKSDASHNIVAVKDPTVVRYNNKWHVFASTANSAGNYNMMYTGFADWSQASSASQYYLDRSAIGPGYRAAPQVFWFAPQNRWYLVYQTGLPSYSTTTDIERPETWSAPRNFQSSMPDIIRGNIGNGYWVDFWVVCDTLNCYLFSSDDNGHLYRAQTTVANFPNGFTNTVMVLQDSNKYALWEASNIYKIKGTNTYLLIVEAIGSDGKRYFRSWTANGITGSWTPLASTESNPFARANNVTFPSGAWTNDISHGEMIRSGIDQTMEIDPCRLQYLYQGKNPSAGGDYNLLPYRLGLLTQTNSSC from the coding sequence TTGCCATCAAGTTTCCGCTGGTCGTCCAGCGGGGTGTTGATTGGCCCGAAGTCCGACGCTTCGCACAACATCGTCGCGGTCAAGGATCCGACCGTGGTGCGCTACAACAACAAGTGGCACGTGTTCGCCTCGACCGCCAATTCGGCCGGCAACTACAACATGATGTACACCGGCTTCGCCGACTGGTCGCAGGCGTCCTCGGCGTCGCAGTACTACCTGGACCGCTCGGCGATCGGCCCCGGATACCGCGCGGCGCCGCAGGTGTTCTGGTTCGCGCCGCAGAACCGCTGGTATCTGGTCTACCAGACCGGTCTGCCGTCGTACTCCACCACCACCGACATCGAGAGGCCCGAGACGTGGTCGGCGCCGCGCAACTTCCAGAGCTCGATGCCTGACATCATTCGTGGCAACATCGGCAACGGGTACTGGGTGGACTTCTGGGTGGTCTGCGACACCCTGAACTGCTACCTGTTCTCCTCCGACGACAACGGCCATCTCTACCGCGCGCAGACCACGGTGGCCAACTTCCCCAATGGGTTCACCAACACCGTGATGGTGTTGCAGGACTCCAACAAGTACGCGCTGTGGGAGGCGTCGAACATCTACAAGATCAAGGGCACCAACACCTATCTGCTGATCGTCGAGGCGATCGGCAGTGACGGCAAGCGCTACTTCCGGTCGTGGACCGCCAATGGCATCACCGGTTCGTGGACGCCGCTGGCGTCAACGGAGAGCAACCCGTTCGCGCGCGCGAACAACGTCACGTTCCCGTCGGGTGCCTGGACCAACGACATCAGCCACGGAGAGATGATCCGCTCCGGCATCGACCAGACAATGGAGATCGACCCGTGCCGCTTGCAGTACCTCTACCAGGGCAAGAACCCCTCGGCGGGTGGTGACTACAACCTGCTCCCCTATCGGCTCGGGCTGCTCACCCAGACCAACTCCTCCTGCTGA
- a CDS encoding sensor histidine kinase — protein sequence MRALGVLMLWLMATPLAAAEPGDTVLPSGESKRGDISACALPSDSRGDLRELELWERYRWGVLAVVAAGLLQAALIVVLLLERRGRRGAQRLNLAVLDSLPGAVAILDRQGAVLRASAPSAQREGLGALSTQRLLFPGSSYLQSLQKLAHEGELKTAGVATLLEDVLSGRVDEGMVEFRGPRADTWFELRARRLELPGGGAVVTVVDATPRRRAELDARRARDERAHMERVAAVGELGASIAHELNQPLSAILTNAEAARRLLQRTPADLTLLREMLDDIIADDKRAGEIIRRTRALLKKDQGPFVSHDFNVLVRQVAQLTGNDAQLRGATLTLQLADTSLPVRGDGVQLQQVVLNLIINALDAVNPCPPGERQVWVRTQRTEGRVELVVEDTGVGLSPEASKRLFEPFFTTKPAGLGMGLSISRSILEVHQGRLQAEPRPGRGTLFRCSLPSDLLAGV from the coding sequence ATGCGCGCCCTGGGCGTTTTGATGCTGTGGCTGATGGCCACCCCGCTCGCGGCCGCCGAGCCGGGCGACACGGTGCTTCCCTCCGGGGAGAGCAAGCGCGGGGACATCTCCGCCTGCGCGCTCCCCTCGGACAGCAGGGGAGACCTCCGCGAGCTCGAGCTCTGGGAGCGCTACCGCTGGGGGGTGCTCGCGGTGGTGGCGGCGGGCTTGCTCCAGGCGGCGCTCATCGTCGTGCTGTTGCTGGAGCGGCGCGGGCGCAGGGGGGCCCAGCGGCTGAACCTGGCCGTGCTGGATTCGCTCCCGGGCGCGGTGGCCATTCTGGACAGGCAGGGCGCGGTGCTTCGGGCCAGCGCCCCCTCGGCCCAGCGCGAGGGGCTGGGCGCGTTGTCCACCCAGAGGCTCCTCTTCCCGGGCAGCTCCTACCTGCAGTCCCTCCAGAAGCTGGCGCACGAAGGTGAGCTCAAGACGGCGGGGGTGGCCACGCTGCTGGAAGACGTGCTCTCGGGCCGGGTGGATGAGGGCATGGTGGAATTCCGGGGCCCTCGGGCGGACACCTGGTTCGAGCTGCGCGCCCGGCGGCTGGAGCTGCCGGGCGGCGGCGCCGTGGTCACGGTGGTGGACGCGACTCCGCGCAGACGCGCCGAGCTGGATGCACGCCGGGCCCGGGACGAGCGGGCCCACATGGAACGGGTCGCCGCGGTGGGTGAGCTGGGGGCCTCCATCGCCCATGAGCTGAACCAGCCCCTGTCGGCCATTCTCACCAACGCCGAGGCGGCTCGGCGGCTGCTGCAGCGCACACCGGCAGATCTCACCCTGCTGCGAGAGATGCTCGATGACATCATCGCCGACGACAAGCGGGCCGGAGAGATCATCCGCCGCACGCGGGCGCTGCTGAAGAAGGACCAGGGCCCCTTCGTCTCCCATGACTTCAATGTGCTGGTCCGCCAGGTGGCGCAGCTGACCGGCAATGATGCGCAGCTTCGGGGCGCCACACTCACGTTGCAACTGGCGGATACCTCGCTGCCCGTGAGGGGAGATGGGGTTCAGCTCCAACAGGTGGTGCTCAACCTGATCATCAACGCGCTGGATGCGGTGAACCCGTGCCCGCCCGGGGAGCGGCAGGTGTGGGTGCGCACCCAGCGGACGGAGGGGCGCGTGGAGCTGGTGGTGGAGGACACGGGCGTGGGCTTGAGCCCGGAGGCGAGCAAGCGCCTCTTCGAGCCGTTCTTCACCACCAAGCCGGCGGGACTGGGCATGGGCCTGTCCATCAGTCGCTCCATCCTCGAAGTGCACCAGGGCCGGCTGCAGGCGGAGCCCCGGCCGGGTCGTGGCACCTTGTTCCGATGCTCCCTTCCGTCTGACCTGTTAGCGGGTGTCTGA
- a CDS encoding serine/threonine-protein kinase, producing the protein MSEPEQEERTAAPGEARTVISPRRGPAPAESERPTPPATGGDGFHMAPGRTLAGRYTVLDVLGRGGMGVVLAAYDARLDRRVALKLVHSREEGRGGDGLAQVRMVREAQSMARLNHPHVVAVYDAGTLEDGSVFIAMEYVQGQTLRSWCQHTPPRPWRKVIDAYLDAGRGLAAAHAAGLVHRDFKPDNVLVGEDGRVRVTDFGLARTGSVPGDAEQPVTAISSLALQAPLTLPGSVLGTPAYMAPELLQGQTASVRSDVYAFCASLHEALHGRVPFPMDSMASILRLKERQPPVPPSDSQVPAWVSRAVLQGLHPDPQQRPDSLEQVLRRLEDDPEVRRRTWLRMGGLAASVALLAGLAVWTWGRQQGPGCESLERRLEDVWDAPVKARVTQALEATGLPYAKDTARRVERLLDGYAQAWVKQRIEVCQVAAAHPAEASRSQRLELLREACLERRRSQLQAFTGLLGRGPDPELVDKAVPVAQALPPLEYCADAQALLAAVPPPEDPQVRARVEALQAQVEPLAVLLSAGKYKEGLALSEQLLSQVEPVGHAPLHARALLLRAQLQEGAGDYKGSESTALRAISEAARGRDAVLVARAWNLRLLLVGLRQARPKDAEWLEPMVETVVELAGDEATRADSLQVRGRLLENVGQFKQAREHHERVLSLREKLYGKSHLQVALALTDLGNVLRSMGQYAEAKERLERALAIQRDTVGPTHVSVAHALATLGIVFKELGQFDEARARHERALNIVEDALGPDHLQTATLLSNLGNVLLDQGRYEEARARHERGLAILEKALGPAHPNVSKVIASLGIDLAGLGRYEDARLRFERALAIQEKTFGPEHPDVAAMLINLGGVLADLGRYEEAKARLERALAVLEKALGPQLPRLSIPLTLLGRALTRLGRYEEAQRQLDRALALQQQPEEHAGLVEPLTGLGLLQLARGKPAAAVPLLERALRLAPEEAATETRFVLAQALWESKQERPRALELATRAQKDWQRRDNAPRLAEVSQWLASRR; encoded by the coding sequence ATGAGTGAGCCCGAGCAGGAGGAGCGCACGGCAGCCCCCGGGGAAGCCCGCACGGTCATCAGCCCGCGGCGAGGCCCCGCCCCCGCCGAGAGCGAGCGGCCCACGCCCCCCGCCACGGGGGGAGATGGCTTCCACATGGCTCCCGGGCGCACCCTGGCGGGCCGCTACACCGTGCTGGACGTCTTGGGTCGGGGTGGCATGGGCGTGGTGTTGGCCGCCTATGACGCGAGGCTGGATCGGCGCGTGGCCCTGAAGCTGGTGCACTCGCGCGAGGAGGGCCGCGGCGGCGATGGGTTGGCCCAGGTCCGCATGGTGCGTGAGGCGCAGAGCATGGCCCGCCTCAATCACCCCCACGTGGTGGCCGTCTATGACGCGGGGACGCTCGAGGATGGCTCCGTCTTCATTGCCATGGAGTACGTCCAGGGACAGACGTTGCGCAGCTGGTGCCAGCACACCCCGCCCCGGCCCTGGCGGAAGGTGATTGACGCCTATCTGGACGCGGGGCGCGGGCTGGCGGCCGCGCACGCGGCGGGACTCGTTCACCGCGACTTCAAGCCAGACAATGTCCTGGTCGGCGAGGACGGCCGGGTGCGCGTCACGGACTTTGGCCTGGCACGTACCGGGTCCGTCCCGGGCGACGCCGAGCAGCCCGTCACCGCCATTTCCAGCCTGGCGCTGCAGGCGCCGCTCACCCTGCCGGGCTCCGTGCTGGGGACGCCCGCGTACATGGCCCCGGAGCTGCTCCAAGGCCAGACAGCGAGCGTGCGCAGTGACGTGTATGCCTTTTGTGCCTCGCTCCATGAGGCGCTCCATGGGCGGGTCCCCTTCCCCATGGACTCGATGGCCTCGATCCTCCGTCTCAAGGAGCGCCAGCCGCCGGTTCCTCCCTCGGACTCGCAGGTGCCGGCCTGGGTCTCTCGCGCGGTCTTGCAGGGCCTGCACCCCGACCCACAGCAACGGCCTGACTCCTTGGAGCAGGTCTTGCGGCGGCTGGAGGACGATCCCGAGGTGCGGCGCCGCACCTGGCTGCGCATGGGCGGGCTGGCCGCGTCGGTGGCGCTGCTCGCGGGGCTGGCGGTCTGGACGTGGGGGCGCCAGCAGGGCCCCGGCTGCGAGAGTCTGGAGCGCCGCCTGGAAGACGTGTGGGACGCGCCGGTGAAGGCCCGCGTCACCCAGGCGCTGGAGGCCACGGGGCTGCCCTATGCGAAGGACACCGCGCGGCGCGTGGAGCGGCTGCTGGATGGGTACGCCCAGGCCTGGGTGAAGCAGCGGATCGAGGTGTGCCAGGTGGCGGCCGCGCACCCGGCGGAGGCATCGCGGTCCCAGCGCCTGGAGCTCCTGCGGGAGGCCTGCCTGGAACGGCGGCGCAGCCAGCTCCAGGCCTTCACCGGCCTGCTGGGGCGCGGGCCGGATCCGGAGCTCGTCGACAAGGCGGTGCCGGTGGCGCAGGCACTGCCGCCGCTGGAGTACTGCGCGGATGCCCAGGCACTGTTGGCGGCGGTGCCGCCTCCCGAGGATCCCCAGGTGCGCGCGCGGGTGGAGGCGCTACAGGCGCAGGTGGAGCCGCTGGCGGTGCTGCTCTCGGCGGGAAAGTACAAAGAGGGGTTGGCGCTGAGCGAGCAGTTGCTGTCCCAGGTGGAGCCGGTGGGTCATGCGCCCCTGCATGCGCGAGCCCTGCTGCTCCGGGCCCAGCTGCAAGAGGGCGCGGGCGACTACAAGGGCAGCGAGAGCACGGCGCTGCGGGCCATCTCCGAGGCGGCCAGGGGCAGGGATGCGGTGCTGGTGGCGCGAGCCTGGAACCTTCGGCTGCTGCTGGTGGGCCTCCGACAGGCCCGCCCCAAGGACGCCGAGTGGCTGGAGCCAATGGTGGAGACGGTGGTGGAGCTGGCGGGAGACGAGGCGACTCGCGCCGACTCGCTCCAGGTGCGCGGCCGGCTGCTGGAGAACGTGGGCCAGTTCAAGCAGGCCAGGGAGCACCATGAGCGCGTCTTGTCCCTTCGAGAGAAGCTCTACGGAAAGAGCCACCTCCAGGTGGCCCTGGCGCTCACGGATCTGGGCAACGTGCTCCGGAGCATGGGCCAGTACGCGGAGGCGAAGGAGCGGCTCGAACGCGCCCTGGCCATTCAGCGGGACACGGTGGGGCCCACGCACGTGTCGGTCGCCCACGCGCTCGCCACCCTGGGCATCGTGTTCAAGGAGCTGGGCCAGTTCGATGAGGCCCGGGCCCGACACGAACGCGCCCTGAACATCGTGGAGGATGCCCTGGGCCCCGATCATCTCCAGACGGCAACCCTGCTCAGCAATCTGGGAAATGTGCTCCTGGACCAGGGAAGATACGAGGAGGCCCGGGCCCGGCATGAGCGCGGCCTGGCCATCCTGGAGAAGGCGCTGGGCCCCGCTCACCCCAACGTCTCCAAGGTGATCGCCAGTCTGGGCATCGATCTGGCGGGCCTGGGCCGGTATGAAGACGCGCGGCTGCGGTTCGAGCGCGCGCTGGCCATTCAGGAGAAGACCTTTGGGCCCGAGCACCCGGATGTGGCGGCCATGCTCATCAACCTGGGGGGAGTGCTCGCGGACCTGGGCCGGTATGAAGAGGCCAAGGCCCGGCTGGAGCGCGCGCTGGCGGTGCTGGAGAAGGCGCTGGGTCCCCAGCTCCCGAGGCTCTCCATCCCACTCACCCTGCTGGGCCGGGCCCTCACGCGTCTGGGCCGGTATGAGGAGGCGCAGCGGCAGTTGGATCGCGCACTGGCCCTGCAACAACAGCCGGAAGAGCACGCCGGACTGGTAGAGCCGCTCACCGGGCTGGGGTTGCTCCAACTGGCGCGCGGCAAGCCCGCGGCCGCCGTGCCATTGCTCGAGCGGGCCTTGCGGCTCGCGCCGGAGGAGGCGGCCACGGAGACGCGGTTCGTGCTGGCCCAGGCCCTCTGGGAGTCGAAGCAGGAGCGCCCTCGCGCCCTCGAGCTGGCCACCCGAGCCCAGAAGGACTGGCAACGCCGCGACAATGCCCCCCGGCTGGCCGAAGTGTCCCAGTGGTTGGCTTCACGACGGTGA
- a CDS encoding response regulator transcription factor has translation MFVVDDDPSVLRSLSRMFQLEGYEVESFDHPRQVLERKPGRRPGCVVLDLRMPELNGLELQEELRRAGWKQPIVFISGHGDVPAAVKAMKAGAVDFLPKPVGMAELLEAVERALARDREAVASEQELEALRVRFSTLSPREREVCQWVARGLINKQIAAELGTAEQTVRLQRSRAMEKLAVDSVPELVRLLERLGSPS, from the coding sequence GTGTTCGTCGTGGATGACGATCCCTCGGTGCTGCGCAGCCTCTCGCGCATGTTTCAGCTGGAAGGGTACGAGGTCGAGAGCTTCGACCACCCGCGACAGGTGCTGGAGCGAAAACCCGGACGGCGTCCGGGGTGCGTGGTGCTGGACCTGCGCATGCCGGAGCTCAACGGGCTGGAACTCCAGGAGGAGCTGCGGCGCGCGGGGTGGAAGCAGCCCATCGTCTTCATCAGCGGACACGGGGATGTGCCGGCGGCGGTGAAGGCCATGAAGGCCGGTGCCGTGGACTTCCTGCCCAAGCCAGTCGGCATGGCGGAACTGCTGGAAGCGGTGGAGCGGGCGTTGGCACGGGACCGGGAGGCGGTCGCCTCCGAGCAGGAACTCGAGGCGCTGCGGGTCCGCTTCTCCACGCTGTCGCCCCGCGAGAGGGAGGTCTGCCAGTGGGTGGCGCGGGGGCTGATCAACAAGCAGATCGCCGCCGAGCTGGGCACCGCCGAGCAGACCGTGCGCCTGCAGCGCAGCCGTGCCATGGAGAAGCTGGCGGTGGACTCGGTGCCAGAGCTGGTGCGGCTGCTGGAGCGGCTGGGCTCACCGTCGTGA
- a CDS encoding DEAD/DEAH box helicase, producing MSSSFKTLGLSDESLDAVRRARFASPTPIQAQAIPPALAGRDVIGCAATGTGKTAAYLLPLVERLVGAPGPAGLVLAPTRELVQQIADEATFFGQPRGLSQAVVIGGTDATAQTEALRQHPSLVLATPGRLADLLQAGMVNLSTVRMLVLDEADRMLEMGFMPELEKILAALPRERQTLLFSATLSHNVTRFAQEVLRKPVRVEVTPSGTPAARAVQRLYDVKSEEKYPLLLTLLARDQLSAIVFTRTRERAEKVQGYLKEAGHKAALIHSDRTQGQRRQALEGFRKGQYRCLVATDIASRGLDVEDIGHVINFDLPHSPEDYVHRIGRTARAGASGRASTFVTERDAETVAAIERITRMSLPRTEVPRKEPVYLEALEAFRARKGDDELLDALDAPRPRAAEKAPARPARAKGAGREERAERRGGESSRREAPGRGGGASRGTGRAKGREESRERGFGRGAAPRGKGKAEGKAPRAAGGPGRSGPRDAARPGGRSGARKGGPARGSGAPSRGRGGGGRGRR from the coding sequence GTGAGCTCTTCCTTCAAGACCCTCGGCCTCTCCGATGAATCGCTCGATGCGGTGCGGCGTGCCCGCTTCGCCTCGCCCACCCCCATCCAGGCCCAGGCCATCCCTCCGGCGCTCGCCGGGCGGGACGTCATCGGCTGCGCCGCCACCGGCACCGGCAAGACCGCCGCCTACCTCCTGCCCCTCGTCGAGCGTCTGGTGGGGGCTCCTGGCCCGGCCGGACTGGTGCTCGCCCCCACGCGCGAGCTCGTCCAGCAGATCGCCGACGAGGCCACCTTCTTCGGCCAGCCCCGGGGCCTCTCCCAGGCGGTCGTCATCGGTGGCACGGACGCGACGGCCCAGACCGAGGCGCTCCGTCAGCACCCGTCCCTGGTGCTCGCCACCCCGGGCCGGCTGGCGGACCTGCTCCAGGCGGGCATGGTGAACCTCTCCACCGTGCGCATGCTCGTGCTGGACGAGGCGGACCGCATGCTGGAGATGGGCTTCATGCCCGAGTTGGAGAAGATCCTCGCCGCGCTGCCCCGCGAGCGCCAGACGCTCCTGTTCTCCGCCACCCTGAGCCACAACGTGACGCGCTTCGCCCAGGAGGTGCTGCGCAAGCCCGTCCGGGTGGAAGTCACTCCGAGCGGCACGCCCGCCGCGCGCGCCGTGCAGCGGCTGTACGACGTGAAGTCCGAGGAGAAGTACCCCCTCCTGCTCACGCTGCTCGCGAGGGATCAGCTCAGCGCCATCGTCTTCACCCGTACCCGCGAGCGCGCCGAGAAGGTACAGGGCTATCTCAAGGAGGCGGGCCACAAGGCCGCCCTCATCCACTCCGATCGCACCCAGGGACAGCGCCGTCAGGCGCTCGAGGGCTTCCGCAAGGGGCAGTACCGGTGTCTGGTGGCCACGGACATTGCCTCGCGCGGGCTGGACGTGGAGGACATCGGCCACGTCATCAACTTCGACCTGCCGCACTCGCCCGAGGACTACGTGCACCGCATCGGCCGCACGGCGCGAGCGGGCGCGAGTGGGCGCGCGTCGACGTTCGTCACCGAGCGGGACGCGGAGACGGTGGCCGCCATCGAGCGCATCACCCGGATGAGCCTGCCGCGCACCGAGGTGCCCCGGAAGGAGCCCGTCTACCTCGAGGCGCTGGAGGCGTTCCGGGCCCGGAAGGGGGACGACGAGTTGCTGGACGCGCTGGACGCCCCGCGCCCCCGTGCGGCCGAAAAGGCGCCGGCCCGTCCCGCCCGTGCGAAGGGGGCTGGGCGCGAGGAGCGAGCGGAGCGAAGGGGAGGGGAATCCAGCCGCCGTGAGGCCCCGGGCCGGGGCGGAGGGGCCTCTCGGGGCACGGGCCGGGCCAAGGGGCGGGAAGAGTCGCGCGAGCGCGGCTTCGGCCGGGGCGCGGCGCCTCGTGGAAAGGGGAAGGCGGAGGGGAAGGCACCTCGGGCCGCGGGAGGCCCGGGACGGAGTGGACCCCGCGATGCGGCTCGCCCCGGGGGCCGGTCAGGTGCGCGCAAGGGAGGGCCTGCGCGTGGGTCGGGTGCGCCTTCTCGAGGACGAGGTGGCGGGGGACGGGGGCGCCGGTAG